The Chloroflexota bacterium genome includes the window AACGCGCTCTTGGGGAGTTGGGCGCGCTTCGTCTCGGTGAGCTTGGCCATGACAGTGCGCAAGTGTAGGGTCAAGCCAGAGCCTGCCTACCAGCACTAGGCGACGATCGGTGACGAGCGTTTCGTCACAGTCATTCGTGCTATCGCGCTACACGATGTCACGAATGGTTGTGATGAGGTCCCGGGTAGAACGATGTGGACTCGCGACCGGGTTGGGCCGGTTCAGCGGGACCGAGGTTCGCGACCCGCTCGCAGACGAGAGTGGAGCCGGCTAGAGGCGGACCCGGGCCGGCTGGTTGGGGTCGAACATGTGGACCGTGTCCACGAACCGGATGAGCCCTTGGGCACGGCTCATGACCAGGGAGTGGGTCCGAGCCCCGCCGCCGAAGAAGCGAACCCCGCGCAGCAGCTCCCCATCGGTCACGCCCGTGGCGCAGAAGACGACCTTCTGGCCACTGGCCAGGTCATTCGTGAAATAGACCCGGTCGGGGTCGTCCACTGCCACACCCATCTCGCGGCCCCGCTCCCGCTCCTCGTCCGAGCGCCACCGGAACTGGGCCTGGATCTCGCCCCCCAGGCACTTCAGGGCGGCCGCGGTCAGCACGCCCTCCGGGGCGCCGCCGGTGCCCATCACGGCATGCACGCCGGTTCCCGACACGGCGGCGCTGATCCCAGCCGTGAGATCGCCGTCGGGGATGAGCTTGATCCGGGCCCCGGTCTGCCGCAGCTCGGCCACCAACTGCTCGTGCCGCGGGCGCTCCAGCACCACGACCGTGATGTCCGACACGGCCCGCCCAAGCCGCTCCGCGATGATCCGGATGGTCTTGTCCACCGGGTCGTGGATGCTGACGTGGCCGACCACCCCCGGGCCTACGATCAGCTTGCGCAGGTACGTGTCGGGCGCGTGCATGAGCCCGCCCGGCTCCGACGCGGCCAGCACGGTGATGGCGTTGGCGGCCCCGGTGGCCACCAGGTTGGTCCCCTCCAGCGGGTCGACCGCGATGTCGATCAGGACCGCCGACTCGGGATTGCCCACCTTCTCCCCGATGTACAGCATGGGCGCCTTGTCGCGCTCTCCCTCGCCGATGACGATGGTGCCGCTGAGGTCCGCGTCCTCCATCGCGTGCCGCATGGCCTCCACCGCGGCCCGGTCCGCCCCGTGGCGGTCGCCGCGGCCCATCTGGCGGGCGGCGGACAGGGCCGCCGCCTCGGTTGCGGCCAGGGCGTTGTCGGTGATCAGCTTGTCCATCGGTCAGTCCGTATCGGTCAGTCGGTATCGGTCAATGGCGGAAGTGGCGGCGCCCTGTGAAGACCATGGCCATATGGTGACGGTCGGCGACTTCGATGGCCATCGCGTCGCGCGCGCTGCCACCGGGCTGGATGATGGCGGTGACGCCGGCCTGGGCCGCGATCTGGATCCCGTCCGGGAACGGGAAGTAGGCGTCAGAGGCCATGACCGAGAGCGGCGCCCGCTCGCCGGCCTTGCGAAGGGCGATTTCGACGCTCACCACCCGGGACGGCTGACCGGCCCCCATCCCGATCATGACGTGCCGCTTGGTCAGGACCACCGCATTGCTCCGGACGTGGCGCACCACGCGCCACGCGAACAGGAGGTCGGTCAGCTCTTCCAGGGTCGGGCCGCGCTGGGTGACGACCTGCAGCTCGTCGCGGTCCTCCTCCACCGAGTCCCCGGTCTGGACCAGCAGCCCGCCCCCGATGCGCTTGAGGTCCAGCTCCCCGCTTCCCGGGTTGGCGACGTCCTCCGCCGGCGGCACCTCCACGACCTCGAACCCTTCCTTGGCGCCCAGGATGGCGACCGCCTCCGGCGTGTAGCCGGGAGCGACGATGGCCTCGAAAAAGCCGGGCGCAATGGCTGCCGCGGTGGGCTCGTCCACGATCCGATTGGCGCCGATGATCCCGCCGTATGACGCCACGCTGTCCCCCTCCAGGGCCAGGCGGAACGCCTCGGCCAGGTCGACCACGCTGGCCAGCCCGGTGGGGTTGCCGTGCTTGACGATGGTCACCGTCGGGGTCTTGAAGTCCGACGCGATCCGCCAGGCGGCGTCCAGGTCCAGCAGGTTGTTGAACGACAGATCCTTGCCCGCGATCTGGCGGGCCCGGCTCAGGACGGCGCCGTGGTGATCGGCATCGGCGTAGAAGGCGCCCTGCTGCTGGGGGTTCTCGCCGTATCGGAGGTCCGCCTTCTTCTCGAATACGAGCGTCAGCCGGGCGGGGAACAGGGTGCCGGCCTCGCGGTTCAGATCGGTGGCGATCTGCGCGTCATGGGCCGCGGTCAGCCCGAACGCCTCGGCCGCCAGCTTCTGGCGGGTCTCGGGCGCCACCGCCTTGTCGCGCTTGACGTCTCGCAGGACCGATGCGTACTGGGTGGGGCTGGACACCGCCGCCACCCATTCGTGGTTGGCGGCCGCCGCCCGCAGGAGGGCCACGGCGGCCAGGTCCGGGTCAGTAGCCAGGTTGAGGACCACGATGTCAATGGGCTCCGTGCCCTGCTGGGCCAGGGCCGCCATCTCGTCTCCGTGGTCTCGGCGCGCCGTGACGGCACGCAGGAGGTTCGGATCGGCGAGATCAGGGAGGAGGGCGACCTCGACCCCGGCTTCGGCCAGATGGGCGCGCGTGTCCTCGGTGGCTATGCACTCGATCCCCGCGTCGATGAGGCCGCGCGTCAACTCGGTGATCCCTTCGCGGTCCGAGACGGAGAGGAGAGCGCGCAATCAACGGTCTCGCTAACGGAGGGATCGGCCTGCCGATTATACCGACCCCCTCCTGCGATTCTGGACCAGCCGCCCCTGATAGACTCGCCGGCCGGTGAGCATCCTGTTCGACGCCCTCAGCCCGACCAACTTCGCCGACCTCTTCACCCTGATGTGGATGGGAGCGATCGTGATCTGTGTGGGGGCGTCTTTCGTGTACTGGCAGGCCCAGCGTCGGTATCGGCGCTATCCGGAGCACCTCGCGCTTCACGAGTGGGTGTACTGGTCGATCCTGGTGCCCTGGATCCTGGTCCCGCTGTTGGCCGTCATCCACGTCCCGTTGTTCCTGATCCTGATCCTGGTCGTGCCCGGCATGGCGCTCGCTGCCTGGGGGGCGTTCATCCGCTACCCAGCCCGGATCGCAGTTGCCAACGACGAGATCCGCCGCCGCCGATACGTGCCGCCACCGCGTCGCGAGGTCCGCGGCCGGGCTCGCCCCACCCCCACCGGCGGTCACAAGACCCACCGCCGCGGCTGACCGATGCGGCACCTGAGCCTCGTGGCATCGGCCATCGCCGCGGGGACGGGGGTTATCTACCTCGGGTTCCTTATCAAACAGGGCACGCCGGTCGTCCCGTTCACCGTCGTGGTCGTGACGGCTGCGATTGCTGCGCTGGCCGTGCTGACCGCCTACGGGTCGTTGGGCCTGAATCCGACGCGTCGCGCTCTGGCGCTGTCGGCTGCCGTCCCGGGGTTCGTCGGCCTGGGGTACCTGGCCGGGTTCTCCATCGGCGGACCGTTGCTGATCGGCGGCGTTCTGACCCTGCCCGCCGCGGTTGCGTCCG containing:
- the glpX gene encoding class II fructose-bisphosphatase, with the protein product MDKLITDNALAATEAAALSAARQMGRGDRHGADRAAVEAMRHAMEDADLSGTIVIGEGERDKAPMLYIGEKVGNPESAVLIDIAVDPLEGTNLVATGAANAITVLAASEPGGLMHAPDTYLRKLIVGPGVVGHVSIHDPVDKTIRIIAERLGRAVSDITVVVLERPRHEQLVAELRQTGARIKLIPDGDLTAGISAAVSGTGVHAVMGTGGAPEGVLTAAALKCLGGEIQAQFRWRSDEERERGREMGVAVDDPDRVYFTNDLASGQKVVFCATGVTDGELLRGVRFFGGGARTHSLVMSRAQGLIRFVDTVHMFDPNQPARVRL
- the purH gene encoding bifunctional phosphoribosylaminoimidazolecarboxamide formyltransferase/IMP cyclohydrolase codes for the protein MRALLSVSDREGITELTRGLIDAGIECIATEDTRAHLAEAGVEVALLPDLADPNLLRAVTARRDHGDEMAALAQQGTEPIDIVVLNLATDPDLAAVALLRAAAANHEWVAAVSSPTQYASVLRDVKRDKAVAPETRQKLAAEAFGLTAAHDAQIATDLNREAGTLFPARLTLVFEKKADLRYGENPQQQGAFYADADHHGAVLSRARQIAGKDLSFNNLLDLDAAWRIASDFKTPTVTIVKHGNPTGLASVVDLAEAFRLALEGDSVASYGGIIGANRIVDEPTAAAIAPGFFEAIVAPGYTPEAVAILGAKEGFEVVEVPPAEDVANPGSGELDLKRIGGGLLVQTGDSVEEDRDELQVVTQRGPTLEELTDLLFAWRVVRHVRSNAVVLTKRHVMIGMGAGQPSRVVSVEIALRKAGERAPLSVMASDAYFPFPDGIQIAAQAGVTAIIQPGGSARDAMAIEVADRHHMAMVFTGRRHFRH